A part of Magnetospirillum sp. genomic DNA contains:
- a CDS encoding GntR family transcriptional regulator produces MAKAARPREVVYSALKQRIVLNEISPGEPLTELGLARDLGCSQGTVREALLRLQEDGLVVRSGHRGTSVTPLDPAAAEEVLDLRKRLETRGALRAVAAYGSDARARLVVLRDGMARAARCNDEYALIELDMQFHAAIFGLASPPVLEQILIRCMLHSHRQKLWAPGHRRSLARTAERHDVLIAALDAGDGARLAEEIAHHLDTIVEIEAPRARKRRAA; encoded by the coding sequence ATGGCGAAAGCCGCGCGACCGCGCGAAGTCGTCTATTCAGCGCTAAAACAACGCATCGTGCTCAATGAGATCAGTCCGGGCGAACCGCTGACCGAGCTTGGTCTTGCCCGCGATCTTGGATGCAGCCAAGGCACGGTGCGCGAAGCGTTGTTGCGTCTTCAGGAAGACGGTTTGGTCGTGCGATCGGGCCATCGCGGCACGAGCGTTACGCCGCTCGATCCGGCTGCGGCCGAAGAAGTGCTCGATCTGCGCAAGCGATTGGAGACGCGTGGGGCACTGCGTGCCGTTGCCGCTTACGGGTCCGATGCACGCGCGAGGCTTGTTGTGTTGCGCGACGGTATGGCGCGTGCGGCGCGCTGCAACGACGAATACGCCTTGATCGAACTCGACATGCAGTTCCACGCAGCAATTTTCGGGCTCGCGAGCCCGCCGGTCCTCGAACAGATTTTGATCCGCTGCATGCTCCATTCGCACCGTCAGAAACTTTGGGCGCCGGGACACAGGCGCAGCCTCGCACGCACGGCCGAGCGGCACGACGTGCTGATTGCGGCACTCGATGCGGGCGATGGTGCGCGCCTTGCCGAAGAGATCGCGCACCATCTCGACACGATCGTCGAAATCGAAGCGCCGCGCGCGCGCAAACGGCGCGCGGCATGA
- a CDS encoding alpha/beta hydrolase, with product MSDVYLHPEMAAILAGGGAAPDYPNMPLAEARTTFERLAANWNSAIPALCESRDLEIPAAGGFVRARLLRPTLELNRPVIVFVHGGGWTFGSIDTHRGSMARLAIESGACVLGIDYRRAPEHPYPAAIDDTLDALDAVRAGLLGDAVDPSRIGLAGDSAGAGISLGVLTAARGRNRLRAAALFYGCYAPVFDTPSHAAFGGGAYLLTTARMRWYWANWRGPTPLPDLAGLPPLYLNAAGLDPLRDESFEFARVLGEAGNDVRFDLFAGVCHGFMQMSAKLEPARTAHRAAGRFFAEKLQ from the coding sequence ATGAGCGACGTCTATCTGCATCCTGAAATGGCCGCGATTCTGGCGGGCGGCGGGGCGGCCCCCGACTATCCGAACATGCCGCTCGCTGAGGCACGCACGACATTCGAACGGCTTGCCGCGAACTGGAATTCGGCGATCCCTGCGCTCTGCGAGAGCCGGGATTTGGAGATACCGGCTGCGGGCGGTTTTGTCCGTGCGCGTTTGCTGCGGCCCACGCTCGAGCTTAACCGTCCGGTCATCGTGTTTGTCCATGGCGGAGGTTGGACCTTCGGTTCGATCGACACGCATCGCGGTTCGATGGCGCGCTTGGCGATCGAATCGGGCGCTTGCGTTCTGGGCATCGACTATCGCCGTGCACCCGAGCACCCGTACCCGGCGGCCATCGACGATACCCTCGATGCTCTCGATGCGGTGCGAGCGGGCCTTCTTGGCGATGCGGTCGATCCGTCCCGCATAGGTCTCGCTGGCGATTCGGCCGGGGCGGGGATATCGCTTGGCGTGCTGACGGCGGCGCGCGGGCGCAACCGCCTGCGGGCGGCGGCGCTGTTCTACGGCTGCTATGCGCCGGTATTCGACACGCCGAGCCATGCGGCGTTCGGCGGCGGCGCCTATCTGCTCACAACCGCGCGCATGCGCTGGTACTGGGCAAATTGGCGTGGGCCGACACCTTTGCCCGACTTGGCCGGCTTGCCGCCGCTGTATCTGAACGCCGCCGGTCTCGATCCATTGCGCGACGAAAGTTTCGAATTTGCGCGCGTCCTCGGCGAGGCGGGCAACGACGTTCGTTTCGACCTCTTTGCGGGTGTTTGCCATGGCTTCATGCAGATGTCCGCGAAACTCGAACCGGCCCGCACAGCGCATCGTGCGGCCGGTCGCTTCTTTGCCGAAAAACTTCAATAA